A DNA window from Setaria viridis chromosome 2, Setaria_viridis_v4.0, whole genome shotgun sequence contains the following coding sequences:
- the LOC117842515 gene encoding transcription factor BC1: MANFSHLSHQHMEHGLANASHGTPSFLFCHGTAPADSSSLETSSGVLDTSPRGTASEDKKIRKTREDCASLSSAQSKDSNSKESTKKRGGKRERSSKEVDEEEEPKGYIHVRARRGQATDSHSLAERVRRERISERMRMLQALVPGCDKVTGKALILDEIINYVQSLQNQVEFLSMRIASLSPVLYGFGMDSDAFSDHTQKMEGMLHHEALAMPTSVMNRAPSQAIMDTNTSNSSPSYELHGDGSANITFPQDSGSYMVQEPRQELFNQVAFSNHMCSFQ, encoded by the exons ATGGCAAACTTCTCGCACCTCTCCCACCAGCACATGGAGCATGGCCTCGCCAACGCCTCCCACGGCACGCCGAGCTTCTTGTTCTGCCATGGGACGGCCCCGGCAGACTCATCCTCGCTGGAGACCTCATCTGGGGTCCTTGACACCTCTCCACGAGGCACTGCTTCTGAGGACAAGAAGATCAGGAAGACCAGGGAAGATTGTGCCAGCCTGAGCTCTGCTCAATCCAAG GACTCAAACTCAAAGGAGAGCACCAAAAAGaggggaggaaaaagagagagaagcaGCAAGGAGgtagatgaggaggaggagcccaaggGGTACATCCATGTCAGGGCAAGGAGAGGGCAAGCAACAGACAGCCACAGCCTTGCAGAGAGG GTGAGGAGGGAGAGAATCAGTGAGAGGATGAGGATGCTGCAGGCCCTGGTCCCTGGCTGTGACAAG GTTACTGGGAAAGCCCTCATTTTGGATGAGATTATCAATTATGTTCAGTCCTTGCAGAACCAAGTTGAG TTCCTTTCCATGAGAATTGCTTCCCTGAGCCCTGTGCTGTATGGTTTTGGCATGGACAGTGATGCCTTCAGTGACCACACTCAA AAAATGGAAGGAATGCTCCACCATGAGGCGCTTGCAATGCCGACCTCTGTCATGAACCGAGCTCCATCCCAAGCTATCATGGACACAAACACCTCCAACTCCTCTCCCTCCTACGAGCTTCACGGCGATGGCAGCGCCAACATCACTTTCCCTCAG GACAGTGGCAGCTACATGGTGCAAGAGCCAAGGCAAGAGCTGTTCAATCAAGTGGCTTTCAGTAACCACATGTGCTCTTTCCAGTAG